One window from the genome of Montipora foliosa isolate CH-2021 chromosome 5, ASM3666993v2, whole genome shotgun sequence encodes:
- the LOC138003043 gene encoding lipid droplet-associated hydrolase-like, which produces MNNNSNLPVKHEIALINGVATRISSARSAEENTCIVVIPGNPGGIGFYDIFISTIFQAGKGKFSVYGISHAGHAQVDEPSGPCRWKTNKQWDQEQPSSFTLSDQIEHKLAFLAYYIPTHSRVILIGHSIGAYIALEMLKRYHDKEKVLKCVLLFPTIERVDSAPSGKFWKFICHYLHWPFLMGTALVSFLPSVVQRWSIGWWMYLNKVENSESIKTAAQSLLNYSAVDNVLEIGRQLATIQELDFECIRTNLHKLVFFYGLGDPWVPQCYNEDMKERFPDGDIKLSRDKEIKHAFVLDTSEKVAKMVWEWIEEHMDELQEVDRVTSVEPS; this is translated from the exons ATGAATAATAATTCGAATTTACCAGTGAAGCACGAAATTGCTTTGATCAACGGAGTAGCAACGAGGATTTCCAGTGCGAGATCAGCAGAGGAAAATACTTGTATTGTTGTTATTCCGGGAAATCCGGGTGGAATTGGGTTCTACGACATTTTCATCTCGACTATTTTTCAAGCgggaaagggaaaattttcagtTTACGGAATATCTCATGCAG GTCATGCACAGGTCGATGAACCAAGTGGTCCATGCCGATGGAAAACGAACAAACAATGGGACCAAGAGCAGCCATCATCTTTCACTCTTTCTGACCAAATAGAACATAAGCTTGCTTTCCTGGCCTATTACATCCCCACACACTCAAGGGTAATTCTTATAGGACACTCTATTGGGGCTTACATTGCCTTGGAAATGCTGAAGCGATATCACGACAAGGAAAAAGTGCTCAAATGTGTTTTGCTCTTTCCAACGATTGAGCGCGTAGATTCGGCACCCAGCGGCAAATTCTGGAAGTTTATTTGTCATTATCTTCACTGGCCGTTTCTCATGGGGACAGCGTTGGTCTCATTTTTGCCGTCCGTCGTTCAGCGTTGGTCGATAGGATGGTGGATGTATTTGAACAAAGTCGAGAACAGTGAGAGTATTAAAACAGCTGCACAATCATTGCTCAATTACTCAGCAGTAGACAATGTATTAGAGATAGGTCGCCAGCTTGCCACAATACAAGAACTAGATTTCGAGTGTATCCGTACGAACTTGcataaattggttttcttctaCGGCCTGGGCGATCCTTGGGTCCCTCAGTGCTACAACGAGGACATGAAAGAAAGGTTCCCGGATGGAGACATCAAACTGTCTCGTGATAAGGAGATTAAGCATGCGTTTGTGTTGGATACGTCTGAAAAAGTGGCAAAGATGGTATGGGAATGGATTGAAGAGCATATGGACGAGCTGCAGGAAGTCGACAGAGTAACTTCAGTCGAGCCTTCTTGA